A stretch of DNA from Erwinia aphidicola:
TCGGGGCGCAGGTGGTTTCCTGCGTGCTGAATAACCCTGAGCTGAAGGCGAGCTGGCTGGCGGAAGTGGAAGCGATGCGCCTGCGTATTATTGAGATGCGCCAGGTGCTGGTGGACGCGCTGACTCAGGCGGTGCCGGGCAAGAACTTCGACTTCCTGCTCAAGCAGCGCGGTATGTTCAGCTACACCGGCCTGAGCGCTGCACAGGTTGATCGTCTGCGTAACGAGTTTGGTGTCTATCTGATCGCCAGCGGCCGCGTCTGCATGGCCGGTCTCAACCGCAACAACGTGCATCAGGTAGCGGAAGCCTTCGCCGCCGTGATGTAATTTCTGCTGGCCGGGGCTGCCCGGCCACAGTTTTTCCCTTTTCAGGTTTACCTTTTCGCCACTTGCTGCACACTTAACGGAACCGATAAGTTAAGGAGCCGTATCATGTGGTATCAGCAAACCCTTACCCTGAACGAAAAACCACGCGGATTTCATCTGGTTACTGACGAAATCCTCGCAGAGCTGCGCCGCTTAGCGGATGTTCAGACCGGGCTGTTGCACCTGCTATTGCAGCACACTTCCGCCTCACTGACGCTGAATGAGAACTGCGACCCAACGGTCCGTGCCGATATGGAGCAGCATTTCCTGCGCACGGTACCGGAAGATGCGCCGTATCAGCACGATTACGAAGGGGCCGACGATATGCCCGCCCACATCAAGTCCTCACTGCTGGGCACCTCGCTGATGCTGCCGGTCAGCCGCGGGCGTCTGCTGCTGGGGACCTGGCAGGGGATTTATCTTGGTGAACACCGTATTCACGGCGGGCAGCGGCGCATTGTCGCCACTTTACAGGGGGATGATTAATTATGACGGTT
This window harbors:
- a CDS encoding secondary thiamine-phosphate synthase enzyme YjbQ, producing the protein MWYQQTLTLNEKPRGFHLVTDEILAELRRLADVQTGLLHLLLQHTSASLTLNENCDPTVRADMEQHFLRTVPEDAPYQHDYEGADDMPAHIKSSLLGTSLMLPVSRGRLLLGTWQGIYLGEHRIHGGQRRIVATLQGDD